A part of Entelurus aequoreus isolate RoL-2023_Sb linkage group LG03, RoL_Eaeq_v1.1, whole genome shotgun sequence genomic DNA contains:
- the LOC133646771 gene encoding neutral cholesterol ester hydrolase 1-like isoform X2: MKECLCWMTEEGSYHENNRMTAMKLNAVLVAVEYRLYPEAQFPTQYLDCLNAAKHFLSPEVLAKYGVDPCRVGVSGDSAGGNLAAAVAQEISIDDNMSVKFSVQALVYPALQAVDFNTPSYRQNKDMVLLSRPLMVDFWLQYLGLDRSFKDHVLSNRYQAAILPQLRVRVDWTALLPPKYKDGYEVVSWHGQTPHERREASVLQDVRVAPLLASSAVLARCPRSYVVTCEYDVLRDDGLMYVRRLKDAGVAVTSEHYEDGFHGCFSLTLFPFRFDVGAKMLQRYICWLDDNL; the protein is encoded by the exons ATGAAGGAATGTTTGTGTTGGATGACAGAAGAAGGTTCCTACCATGAAAACAACAGAATGACGGCCATGAAGCTTAATGCGGTTTTGGTCGCAGTGGA GTACCGTCTTTATCCAGAGGCACAATTTCCTACGCAATATCTGGACTGCCTCAATGCCGCCAAGCACTTCCTGTCCCCAGAGGTGCTGGCAAAGTACGGCGTGGACCCGTGTCGTGTGGGCGTGTCCGGTGACAGCGCGGGGGGCAACCTGGCGGCAGCAGTTGCTCAAGAG ATTTCCATCGATGACAATATGAGCGTGAAGTTCAGCGTGCAGGCCTTGGTCTACCCGGCACTCCAAGCTGTGGACTTCAACACGCCATCTTATCGGCAGAACAAAGACATGGTGCTGCTTTCTAGGCCGCTGATGGTGGACTTCTGGCTGCAGTACCTCGGCCTGGACCGCTCCTTCAAGGACCACGTCCTGTCCAACCGCTACCAGGCCGCCATCTTGCCGCAGCTCAGGGTGCGCGTCGACTGGACAGCCCTCCTGCCGCCAAAGTACAAGGACGGCTACGAGGTCGTTTCATGGCACGGCCAAACACCGCACGAGAGGCGGGAGGCGTCAGTTCTGCAGGATGTGCGTGTGGCGCCCCTGCTGGCGAGCTCGGCGGTGCTGGCCAGGTGCCCTCGTTCGTACGTGGTGACTTGCGAGTACGACGTGCTGAGAGACGACGGGCTCATGTACGTGCGCCGCTTAAAGGACGCTGGCGTGGCGGTCACCAGCGAGCATTACGAGGACGGCTTTCACGGCTGCTTCAGCCTCACCTTGTTTCCTTTCCGCTTTGACGTCGGAGCAAAGATGCTCCAACGTTACATTTGTTGGCTCGATGACAACTTGTAG
- the rep15 gene encoding rab15 effector protein, translated as MGDSMSKSSMPLQKSSFFLPAKHVNGPSGANSVPPRPSIFSTLRRLPVAKPNDFIPLFSDCIAAAASRTQEYLLFKDPEDKFQPSPEALTQIFLMTYISQSVHLNMTDVFNCTAMTPGQRVLLGADWVWAVLEKPTKNPRIQIAVQVLHPPDKEGDKEEDHIPESCNESVQMAQRESNDRNMYERMVDFCTSVGKDCYALFLFLGKKHDKGNIYGLLSNNFEAAIEKCDKIDRALLENFFKGSRYLYTPSGMMQAIVTKKEGDPLTLMIKFS; from the exons ATGGGGGACAGCATGAGTAAATCATCCATGCCCTTGCAGAAGTCCTCCTTCTTCCTGCCTGCCAAACACGTCAACGGCCCATCCGGCGCCAACAGTGTCCCTCCTCGCCCGAGCATCTTCTCCACGCTGAGACGACTTCCTGTCGCCAAACCTAATGATTTCATACCTCTGTTCAGTGACTGCATCGCTGCCGCCGCTTCCAGGACTCAGGAGTACCTGCTTTTCAAGGACCCCGAGGACAAGTTCCAACCCAGTCCCGAGGCGCTGACTCAG ATCTTTCTCATGACCTACATCTCCCAGAGTGTACACCTCAACATGACAGACGTCTTCAACTGCACAGCCATGACGCCCGGGCAGCGCGTCCTGCTGGGGGCCGACTGGGTGTGGGCCGTGTTGGAGAAGCCCACAAAGAACCCTCGCATTCAGATCGCTGTGCAAGTGCTTCACCCGCCCGACAAGGAGGGTGACAAAGAGGAAGACCATATCCCGGAGAGCTGCAACGAATCCGTCCAGATGGCCCAAAGGGAGTCCAACGACAGGAACATGTATGAGCGAATGGTGGACTTCTGCACCTCAGTCGGCAAGGACTGCTACGCCCTCTTCTTGTTCTTGGGGAAGAAACACGACAAGGGAAACATCTACGGCCTTCTCAGCAACAACTTTGAGGCGGCCATCGAGAAGTGCGACAAGATCGACCGAGCTCTTCTTGAGAACTTCTTCAAGGGCTCGCGCTACCTGTACACACCTTCTGGAATGATGCAGGCCATCGTCACCAAGAAGGAGGGAGACCCTCTCACCCTCATGATTAAGTTCAGCTAG
- the LOC133646771 gene encoding neutral cholesterol ester hydrolase 1-like isoform X1, with protein MKNLTCRQDKKALMRVRDVMFDGVPVRVYEPGAEGGLRRGLLYLHGGGWALGSAKEGSYHENNRMTAMKLNAVLVAVEYRLYPEAQFPTQYLDCLNAAKHFLSPEVLAKYGVDPCRVGVSGDSAGGNLAAAVAQEISIDDNMSVKFSVQALVYPALQAVDFNTPSYRQNKDMVLLSRPLMVDFWLQYLGLDRSFKDHVLSNRYQAAILPQLRVRVDWTALLPPKYKDGYEVVSWHGQTPHERREASVLQDVRVAPLLASSAVLARCPRSYVVTCEYDVLRDDGLMYVRRLKDAGVAVTSEHYEDGFHGCFSLTLFPFRFDVGAKMLQRYICWLDDNL; from the exons ATGAAAAACTTGACATGCAGGCAGGACAAGAAGGCCTTGATGAGGGTCCGGGACGTGATGTTCGATGGCGTCCCCGTGCGTGTTTACGAGCCTGGTGCGGAGGGTGGTCTGAGGAGAGGCCTGCTGTACTTGCATGGAGGAGGCTGGGCTTTGGGCAGCGCCA AAGAAGGTTCCTACCATGAAAACAACAGAATGACGGCCATGAAGCTTAATGCGGTTTTGGTCGCAGTGGA GTACCGTCTTTATCCAGAGGCACAATTTCCTACGCAATATCTGGACTGCCTCAATGCCGCCAAGCACTTCCTGTCCCCAGAGGTGCTGGCAAAGTACGGCGTGGACCCGTGTCGTGTGGGCGTGTCCGGTGACAGCGCGGGGGGCAACCTGGCGGCAGCAGTTGCTCAAGAG ATTTCCATCGATGACAATATGAGCGTGAAGTTCAGCGTGCAGGCCTTGGTCTACCCGGCACTCCAAGCTGTGGACTTCAACACGCCATCTTATCGGCAGAACAAAGACATGGTGCTGCTTTCTAGGCCGCTGATGGTGGACTTCTGGCTGCAGTACCTCGGCCTGGACCGCTCCTTCAAGGACCACGTCCTGTCCAACCGCTACCAGGCCGCCATCTTGCCGCAGCTCAGGGTGCGCGTCGACTGGACAGCCCTCCTGCCGCCAAAGTACAAGGACGGCTACGAGGTCGTTTCATGGCACGGCCAAACACCGCACGAGAGGCGGGAGGCGTCAGTTCTGCAGGATGTGCGTGTGGCGCCCCTGCTGGCGAGCTCGGCGGTGCTGGCCAGGTGCCCTCGTTCGTACGTGGTGACTTGCGAGTACGACGTGCTGAGAGACGACGGGCTCATGTACGTGCGCCGCTTAAAGGACGCTGGCGTGGCGGTCACCAGCGAGCATTACGAGGACGGCTTTCACGGCTGCTTCAGCCTCACCTTGTTTCCTTTCCGCTTTGACGTCGGAGCAAAGATGCTCCAACGTTACATTTGTTGGCTCGATGACAACTTGTAG